The DNA window GCCCACGACCACGCCGGTCGCACCCGAGCGCGGGTCCGTGGCGATCGTGTGGCGGCTGGCAAGCCGGGGGAGGGACACCCGGGATGCGGGCGCAGCGTGTGCGTCGCGGGGCCTGGCACGCGTGCGCGTCAGTCGCCTCGCGCCGCCTCCTGGTTCAGGACCGCACCGGTGACCAGGGCGAAGATCCGGTCTGCGCGGGCGGCATGGGAGGGCTGCTCGCGCAGCCACGCCAGGGCGGCGATCAGATCGAAGAGCGCATCGCCATCCAGGTCTGGCCGCGCGCTGCCCTGCCGCTGGGCGCGCATCAGCAGGGCGGCACCGGACGCGCGCAGCCTGACGCAGGATCCATGCAGCGCGGACGCCTCATCCTCGATGGCGTGCATCATCGGCGCGATCACGCCGCGCTGGCTGTGGGTGAACGCGATGATCTGCTGGAGCCAGGCGACCAGCGCCGCGTCGGCGCTCTCGGCCTGCAGCAGGGCATCGGCCTGGGCGGCGAGTGCTTCGAACCCGTCGCGCAGCAGCGCTTCCAGCAAGGCCTCGCGCGTGGGGAAATGGCGGTACAGCGTCCCCAGGCCAACCCCGGCCTTGCGCGCGATGTCACGCAGCGACGCCTCCGCGCCGCTCTCCTGGAACACCTCCCGCGCGACCGACAGCAGGCGTTGATAGTTTTTCTGGGCGTCAGCTCTCATGGCATTCTTTACATTCGGAGCAGTGCTCCATATATTCGGAGCACCGTTCCGTTAAAGATCGCACATCCGCGCATGGGAGTGCACATGAAATTGATGAAAGCCGTTCGCCAATCGCAGTTCGGAGGTCCGCAGGTCCTGCGGTACGAAGACGCGCCTGTCCCCCGCCTGCAGCCGGGCGAGGTGTTGATCCGGGTCAAGGCCGTGGGCCTGAATCCACCGGACTGGTATCTGCGTGAGGGTTACAAGACGCTGCCGCCCGAGTGGCGCCCAGCTGTGCAGTTCCCACTGATCCTTGGGACCGATGTCTCCGGCGTGGCGGCGGCCGTGGCCGACGATGTCGATGCCTTCGCCGTGGGCGAGGCGGTCTACGCGATGGTGCGCTTCCCCAGCGGGTTGGCCGGTGGCAGCCAGGCGTACGCACAGTTCGTCACCGCGCCGGTATCGGAGGTGGCGCGCAAGCCGGCCGGCATCGACCATCTCCACGCCGCCGGCGCACCGATGTCGCTGCTGACCGCGTGGCAGTTCCTGATCGAACAGGGACACATGGTGCCCAATCCCCTGCAGGACCGCGCCCACGTGCCAGTCCCGCTGGAAGGCAGGACCGTGCTGGTCAACGGCGCCGCCGGCGGCGTGGGGCACTTCGCGGTGCAATTGGCCAAGTGGAAGGGCGCGCGGGTGATCGCGGTGGCCTCGGGTCGGCATGAGGCGTTCCTCAAGGACATCGGCGCCGATGTGGTTATCGACTACAAACGGTGCAGGCCCGAGACGCAGGTGCGTGACGTGGACCTGGTGCTGGATGCCGTGGGCGGGCCGACCACCGGACGCTTCCTGCAGACACTCAAGCCGGGTGGCGCCCTGTTCCCGGTGTTTCCGCTGGGCTATGAGGACGATGGCGAGGCCGCGCATCTGAGCGTGACCGTCTCGACCACGCAGGTCCAATCCAGCGGCAGACAGTTGGCCGAGATGGCGCCCCTGCTCGACGCCGGCACGGTGCGCGTGGCCATCGATGGTGTGTTCGACCTGTCCGAGGCCGCGCAGGCGCACGCGCGTGCCGCCGAAGGCCACGTGCAGGGCAA is part of the Pseudoxanthomonas sp. JBR18 genome and encodes:
- a CDS encoding TetR/AcrR family transcriptional regulator — protein: MRADAQKNYQRLLSVAREVFQESGAEASLRDIARKAGVGLGTLYRHFPTREALLEALLRDGFEALAAQADALLQAESADAALVAWLQQIIAFTHSQRGVIAPMMHAIEDEASALHGSCVRLRASGAALLMRAQRQGSARPDLDGDALFDLIAALAWLREQPSHAARADRIFALVTGAVLNQEAARGD
- a CDS encoding NADP-dependent oxidoreductase, producing the protein MKLMKAVRQSQFGGPQVLRYEDAPVPRLQPGEVLIRVKAVGLNPPDWYLREGYKTLPPEWRPAVQFPLILGTDVSGVAAAVADDVDAFAVGEAVYAMVRFPSGLAGGSQAYAQFVTAPVSEVARKPAGIDHLHAAGAPMSLLTAWQFLIEQGHMVPNPLQDRAHVPVPLEGRTVLVNGAAGGVGHFAVQLAKWKGARVIAVASGRHEAFLKDIGADVVIDYKRCRPETQVRDVDLVLDAVGGPTTGRFLQTLKPGGALFPVFPLGYEDDGEAAHLSVTVSTTQVQSSGRQLAEMAPLLDAGTVRVAIDGVFDLSEAAQAHARAAEGHVQGKLVMTVA